The Cytobacillus sp. NJ13 sequence TGAACTGCGGACGGCTCTGGCTGGACACCTAAGCATACAGGAAGATCAGCTGATTTTTGGCAACGGATCGGATGAAATTATTCAAATGATTTCCAGAGCTTTATTAAGTCCAGAAACAAATACTGTTATGGCTGCGCCAACATTCCCTCAATATAGGCATAATGCTGTAGTAGAAGGTGCCGAAATCAGAGAAATTCCATTAGTTGATGGGGGTCATGATCTTGATGGAATGCTGGCTGCTATCGATGAAAATACAGCTGTAGTGTGGGTTTGCAGTCCAAACAATCCGACAGGGAACTATGTTAATGAATCTTCATTGCTTTCCTTCCTGCAAAAGGTGCCTCGTGATGTATTGGTTGTCCTTGATGAAGCTTATTATGAATATGTTATTGCTGAGGATTACTACAATGCATTGGATTTGATCCGGAAATTCGAAAATTTGATTGTCCTGCGTACATTTTCGAAAATTTATGGCTTAGCAAGCCTTAGGGTAGGCTATGGAATTGCAGATCCTCAAACTATCAAAGCTCTTGAGCCGGTTAGGGAGCCATTCAATGTAAACAAGTTTGCTCAGGCTGCAGCTGCTGCAGCCATTGGAGATCAGAATTTTATCGAAGAGTGCAGACAGAAAAATCGGGAAGGGCTGGAACAATTCTATGCTTTCTGTGAAGCACATGGACTGGAATACTACCCTTCACAGGGAAATTTCATTTTAATCAACTTTAACGCCGATTCAAATGAAGTGTTTCAATTTTTACTTGAAAAAGGGTATATCGTCCGTTCCGGCGAAGCACTTGGCTTCCAGGGATATGTCCGTGTCACAGTAGGTTCCAAGGAACAGAATGATGGTGTGCTTGCCGCGATGGATCAATACCTTGCAAAGCAGGCTGCAGCATTGTAGGCAATATTGGAGCTCTTAGTATTAATACTTTTTTGATATCCATTCAGAGGCACAGGGCTGCCTCTGAATTATTTTTAATAAAGGCGGTGAGAGGATGAGAGGGAAAATCTTTATTATCGGCCTTGGTTTGATCGGCGGTTCATTGGCATTATCAATAAAAAGAAGCCATAGTGAGAGCATGATCATCGGCTTTGATGTAAATAAAGAGCAGGGACGCCTTGCTGAAATGCTTGGGGTCGCAGATGGAATTTCTGCTACTATTGAAGATGGGGCAAGGGACGCCGATTTAATTTTAATAGCTGCTCCTGTGCAGGAAACGCAAAAAATTATACATATTTTAAAAGAGTGTGAACTGAAAAGCACGGTCATCATTTCGGATGCAGGCAGCACTAAAAATGGAATTGTCAGCTGTGCTAAGGTACTGAAGGAAAAAGGAATTGCTTTTATCGGAGGCCACCCGATGGCAGGCTCCCATAAGAGCGGTGTCACAGCAGCAAAAGCATTGCTTTTTGAAAATGCCTTTTATCTGCTCACTCCTGAAGATCATATTTCCCCGGAAGAGATTGAAAGGTTAAAAGAATGGCTCTCAGGGACGAGAGCAAAATTTCTGACCATATCGCCTGAAGAACATGATTATATAACTGGTATCGTGAGCCATTTCCCGCACATGGTGGCTGCTTCTCTTGTCCATCAGGCAGAAAAAACAAGCCGTTCGCAAAAGCTTATTCCAAGACTGGCTGCTGGCGGATTCAGGGATATTACCAGGATTGCCTCCAGCAGCCCTGCAATGTGGAGAGATATCCTGCTTCAGAATAAAGAAGTGCTGCTTAAGTTAATGGAGGATTGGCAGGAAGAAATGGAGAATGTTAAATCAATCCTCAAGCAAGAAAACAGTGAGGGCATTTTTGAGTATTTTTCCAGTGCAAAACTGTTCAGGGATGAACTGCCGCAAAAAGAAAAAGGGGCAATTCCGGCATTTTATGATCTCTTCGTCGATGTTCCTGACTACCCTGGTGTCATTTCAGAAATCACTGGATATTTAGCCAAGGAAGAAATCAGCATTACGAATATCAGAATTCTGGAAACAAGAGAAGAAATTTACGGTGTCCTGGTTATCAGCTTTCAAACTGAAGAGGACCGGGAACGGGCAATAAATTGCTTAGAGCGATATACAAGCTATGAAACAACCATCGGTCTATAGGGCAGGAGGAAAGACATTTATAAACCAGCAAAGGGTGATTAATATGATTCCGGCAAATTTGAGGACAAATCTTAAAGGATTAAGCGGAGAAATTGCGGTACCAGGTGATAAATCCATATCTCATCGATCTGTAATGTTTGGATCAATTGCAAAGGGAAAGACTGTTGTAACCAATTTTCTGCTTGGTGAGGACTGTTTAAGTACGATTGCATGCTTTCAAAAGCTGGGAGTATCTATTGAACAGGAAGGCAATAAAGTCATAATTATGGGGCAGGGGATGGAAGGATTACAGGAGCCTGAAGA is a genomic window containing:
- a CDS encoding prephenate dehydrogenase, producing the protein MRGKIFIIGLGLIGGSLALSIKRSHSESMIIGFDVNKEQGRLAEMLGVADGISATIEDGARDADLILIAAPVQETQKIIHILKECELKSTVIISDAGSTKNGIVSCAKVLKEKGIAFIGGHPMAGSHKSGVTAAKALLFENAFYLLTPEDHISPEEIERLKEWLSGTRAKFLTISPEEHDYITGIVSHFPHMVAASLVHQAEKTSRSQKLIPRLAAGGFRDITRIASSSPAMWRDILLQNKEVLLKLMEDWQEEMENVKSILKQENSEGIFEYFSSAKLFRDELPQKEKGAIPAFYDLFVDVPDYPGVISEITGYLAKEEISITNIRILETREEIYGVLVISFQTEEDRERAINCLERYTSYETTIGL
- the hisC gene encoding histidinol-phosphate transaminase gives rise to the protein MKWKEQLLNLTPYQPGKSIDQVKKEYGLDKIVKLASNENPFGCSEKVLFTMNQSPSFFALYPDGYASELRTALAGHLSIQEDQLIFGNGSDEIIQMISRALLSPETNTVMAAPTFPQYRHNAVVEGAEIREIPLVDGGHDLDGMLAAIDENTAVVWVCSPNNPTGNYVNESSLLSFLQKVPRDVLVVLDEAYYEYVIAEDYYNALDLIRKFENLIVLRTFSKIYGLASLRVGYGIADPQTIKALEPVREPFNVNKFAQAAAAAAIGDQNFIEECRQKNREGLEQFYAFCEAHGLEYYPSQGNFILINFNADSNEVFQFLLEKGYIVRSGEALGFQGYVRVTVGSKEQNDGVLAAMDQYLAKQAAAL